One Helianthus annuus cultivar XRQ/B chromosome 12, HanXRQr2.0-SUNRISE, whole genome shotgun sequence genomic region harbors:
- the LOC110892306 gene encoding uncharacterized protein LOC110892306, translating to MKDDDTIDSFTAKINSIVTRATEVGTTLSQPTLVRKLLNGVPDKFTQIVASMEQYSDLETMTLEEAVGRLKTYEERLKLKKKESPVNNLEELLYAGHGQHVGNHGRGRFCPSRGRGRGNYQHRGERHTSYESEGTDKPQSDDSKQETPTMRDKSKITCYRCEKLGHYAYECPTKKTKESETLLVEIEEDDDEPALLMCLDAEEK from the coding sequence ATGAAGGATGACGACACTATTGATTCTTTTACCGCAAAGATTAATAGTATCGTTACCCGAGCAACTGAAGTAGGAACGACATTGAGTCAACCGACTCTAGTACGCAAACTCCTAAATGGCGTACCGGATAAGTTTACTCAAATCGTTGCCTCCATGGAACAATACTCCGATCTAGAAACTATGACGCTAGAAGAAGCGGTCGGAAGATTAAAAACGTATGAAGAAAGGTTAAAGTTGAAGAAAAAGGAAAGCCCCGTGAACAATCTAGAAGAACTTCTGTATGCGGGTCATGGACAACATGTTGGAAATCATGGACGAGGGAGATTCTGTCCGTCACGAGGCCGAGGGAGAGGAAATTATCAACATAGGGGTGAAAGGCACACCTCTTACGAGTCGGAAGGAACCGACAAACCACAAAGTGATGATAGCAAGCAAGAGACACCGACTATGAGAGATAAGTCGAAAATCACTTGCTACAGATGTGAGAAACTTGGGCACTATGCCTATGAATGCCCAACCAAGAAAACCAAAGAAAGTGAGACACTATTGGTCGAaatagaagaagatgatgatgaaccgGCACTTCTGATGTGCCTAGACGCTGAAGAGAAATAG